One window of Quercus robur chromosome 5, dhQueRobu3.1, whole genome shotgun sequence genomic DNA carries:
- the LOC126727769 gene encoding uncharacterized protein LOC126727769 encodes MVQFYLISVGLGREAAFSAAVLGDNALMEKAWQKHLQLTQHWQRLHPRLQRFSKQIEPNPDSATLAQQIQALAATIEELTKQNQEMKLRIQQVQQAQQEENRSKGNPEGERDSYRRSTYQRPTTPDEQNSDLIREMRKEMDELRNAIKEKMDRSVDRMVRATDSPFTTAVLECPILCRSFPTTLKGVAKEWFTKLSTSSIDSFEQLSNAFLRHFIGGQRLKRPADYLLTIRQGEKETLRSYVKRFTRETLEVDETDDKVQLTTFKAGLRSKDLVASLAKNPPKTMAEMLLKAQKYMNAEDALAAIKDAKKPGDKTKKEDDRRGQKRERPDRQNNDGNRKKDDESSWTIRFTPLVMPVDKIFTQIKDEHYLKWPKPLHSSPNVRDKNKYCRFHKDHGHNTEDCRDLKEQIEELIRKGKLQKYVKKGEYSKSRDDKSQHESFSREDDGPSQPPHNVIGEIKTITGGSFSRGSFKSLKKSYQRQVNSVHTVPPSKQRRTYLDMTFNEGDAMGVKQPHNDPLVIMLNIEGFNTKRILVDNGSSADIIYLPAFQQLRLDPRRLRPFDSPLVSFSGDKVYPKGIVTLTVTVGAYPVQLTRQLDFLVVDCPSSYNVIIGRPTLNKWKAATSTYCLKVTFPTDNGVGDVKGDQVLASECY; translated from the exons ATGGTGCAGTTTTACTTGATCTCAGTTGGCCTGGGACGTGAAGCAGCATTTTCAGCCGCAGTTTTGGGAGACAATGCTCTCATGGAAAAGGCGTGGCAGAAACATCTGCAATTAACTCAACACTGGCAAAGGCTCCACCCCAGGCTCCAGAGATTCTCGAAACAA ATAGAACCCAACCCAGATTCCGCAACCTTGGCCCAGCAAATTCAAGCTCTTGCGgccaccattgaagaactcaccaagcaaaaccaggaaatgaagctacgAATCCAACAGGTCCAACAAGCCCAACAGGAAGAGAACAGGTCCAAAGGTAACCCGGAGGGAGAAAGGGATAGCTACAGGAGGAGTACCTATCAGAGGCCAACCACTCCGGACGAGCAGAACTCAGATCTCATTCGAgaaatgaggaaggagatggatGAGCTGAGGAACGCCATTAAGGAGAAGATGGATCGGAGCGTGGATAGGATGGTCAGGGCCACGGATTCGCCTTTCACCACGGCGGTGCTTGAATGCCCT atacTGTGCCGTTCCTTTcccaccactctcaaaggagTTGCAAAAGAATGGTTCACGAAGTTGTCGACCTCGTCCATAGACAGCTTCGAACAACTGAGCAATGCCTTCTTGCGCCACTTCATAGGGGGGCAACGTCTAAAGAGGCCGGCAGACTACTTACTCACCATtagacagggagagaaggaaactCTGAGATCGTACGTCAAACGCTTCACTCGGGAGACTCTGGAGGTGGACGAAACCGATGACAAGGTGCAGCTGACGACCTTTAAAGCGGGATTGAGGTCCAAGGATCTCGTGGCCTCCCTTGCAAAGAATCCACCAAAGACGATGGCAGAAATGCTCCTGAAagcacagaagtacatgaatgctgaagatgcTTTAGCAGCCATAAAAGACGCAAAGAAGCCAGGAGacaagacaaagaaagaagacGACCGTAGGGGGCAAAAGAGAGAGCGACCGGACCGTCAGAATAATGACGGAAATAGGAAGAAAGATGATGAAAGTTCTTGGACGATAAGATTTACTCccttggttatgcctgttgacaaaattttcacgcagatcaaggacgagcacTATCTCAAATGGCCCAAGCCATTGCACTCATCCCCCAATGTCcgtgacaagaacaagtactGCCGGTTCCACAAAGATCACGGCCACAACACAGAAGATTGTAGGGACCTCAAGGAGCAGATAGAGGAGTTGATACGAAAAGGGAAATTAcagaaatatgtgaagaagggAGAATATAGTAAATCCAGGGACGATAAAAGCCAGCATGAGTCATTCTCTCGAGAGGACGACGGTCCATCCCAACCTCCGCACAATGTGATTGGGGAGATAAAGACAATTACAGGAGGATCATTCTCAAGGGGGTCATTTAAATCACTCAAGAAGTCATACCAAAGGCAGGTAAATAGTGTCCACACCGTACCCCCGTCTAAGCAGCGACGAACATACCTAGACATGACCTTCAATGAAGGAGATGCCATGGGAGTGAAGCAGCCCCACAATGATCCCTTGGTCATAATGTTGAATATAGAAGGATTCAATACCAAAAGGATCCTCGTCGACAATGGCAGCTCCGCagacatcatctacctcccagCCTTCCAGCAACTGAGGCTGGATCCAAGGAGACTGCGCCCCTTTGACTCTCCACTCGTCAGCTTCAGCGGAGACAAGGTATACCCCAAGGGCATAGTGACACTGACAGTGACGGTGGGAGCATACCCGGTGCAGTTGACTCGTCAGCTAGACTTCTTAGTGGTGGACTGCCCCtcatcctacaatgtcatcattgggagaCCCACACTCAACAAGTGGAAAGCGGCCACGTCCACCTACTGTTTGAAGGTAACATTCCCAACAGATAATGGTGTTGGTGATGTAAAAGGAGATCAAGTCCTGGCAAGTGAATGCTATTAA